The following coding sequences are from one Motacilla alba alba isolate MOTALB_02 chromosome 4, Motacilla_alba_V1.0_pri, whole genome shotgun sequence window:
- the LGI2 gene encoding leucine-rich repeat LGI family member 2 — protein sequence MSGPGSGGERPAGSGAAGMAAPPRLLPALCAAAAAALLALPPPAAPRRPPRCAPPCSCWRDSALCVGAAAAPRSLPAGLGSLSLVNGTFSEVKDRMFSHLPSLQLLLLNSNSFTVIRDDAFAGLFHLEYLFIEGNKIETISRNAFRGLRDLTHLSLANNHLKALPRDVFSDLDSLIELDLRGNKFECDCKAKWLFLWLKMTNSTVSDVLCIGPAEYQDKKLNDVTSFDYECTTTDFVVHQILPYQSVSVDTFNSKNDVFVAIAQPSMENCMVLEWDHIEMNFRSYDNITGQSIVGCKAILVGDQVFVVVAQLFGGSHIYKFDESWTKFVKFQDIEVSRISKPNDIELFEIDSEMFFVIADSSKAGLSTVYKWNNKGFYSYQSLHEWFRDTDAEFLDIDGKSHLILSSRSQVPIILQWNKASKKFVPHSEIPNMEDVLAVKSFRIQEDLYITLTRFIGDSRVMKWNSKQFVEIQALPSRGAMTLQPFSFKNNYYLALGSDYTFSQIYQWDGEKKIFRLFKEIYVQAPRSFTAVSTDRRDFFFASSFKGNTQIFEHIIIDLSL from the exons ATGTCAgggccgggcagcggcggggagcggccggCGGGCAGCGGCGCTGCGGGGatggcggccccgccgcggctccTGCCCGCTCTctgcgccgccgccgccgccgccctgctggcgctgccgccgcccgccgccccgcgccgcccgccgcgctgcGCGCcgccctgcagctgctggcgCGACTCGGCGCTGTGCGTgggggccgcggccgcgccgcgcaGCCTGCCCGCCGGCCTGGGCTCCCT GAGCCTGGTCAACGGGACCTTCTCCGAAGTCAAGGACAGGATGTTTTCccacctgccctccctgcagctgct CTTGCTGAACTCCAACTCCTTCACTGTTATACGAGATGATGCCTTTGCTGGTCTCTTCCATCTAGAATACCT ATTTattgaaggaaacaaaattgaaaCCATTTCAAGAAATGCATTTCGTGGCCTTCGTGACCTGACTCACCT TTCGTTGGCAAATAACCATCTCAAAGCTTTGCCAAGGGATGTCTTCAGTGATTTAGATTCTTTAATTGAACT AGATTTAAGGGGAAATAAATTTGAGTGTGACTGCAAAGCCAAGTGGTTGTTTTTGTGGTTAAAGATGACAAATTCCACTGTTTCTGATGTCCTGTGTATTGGTCCAGCAGAATATCAGGATAAGAAGTTAAATGATGTGACAAGTTTTGATTATGAATGCACCACTACAG ATTTTGTTGTCCACCAGATTTTGCCCTACCAGTCTGTTTCAGTGGATACATTCAACTCAAAGAATGATGTGTTTGTAGCCATTGCACAGCCCAGCATGGAGAACTGCATGGTGCTGGAGTGGGATCACATTGAAATGAATTTCAGGAGTTACGACAATATCACAG GTCAGTCTATAGTGGGATGTAAAGCCATTCTTGTTGGTGACCAAGTCTTTGTGGTGGTGGCACAGCTCTTTGGTGGCTCACACATTTACAAGTTTGATGAAAGCTGGACGAAGTTTGTGAAATTCCAGGATATTGAAGTATCTCGCATTTCCAAGCCAAATGATATAGAGCTTTTTGAGATAGACAGTGAAATGTTTTTTGTCATAGCAGATAGCTCTAAAGCAGGTTTGTCAACAGTGTATAAGTGGAATAACAAAGGATTTTACTCATATCAGTCTCTTCACGAGTGGTTCAGGGACACTGATGCTGAGTTTCTCGATATAGACGGGAAATCACATTTAATCCTCTCTAGCCGTTCCCAGGTGCCCATTATACTCCAGTGGAATAAAGCCTCCAAAAAGTTTGTCCCACACAGTGAAATCCCCAACATGGAAGATGTCTTGGCTGTGAAGAGTTTCAGGATACAAGAAGACCTTTACATCACACTCACGAGATTCATTGGTGACTCCAGAGTTATGAAATGGAATAGCAAACAGTTTGTGGAGATACAGGCTCTTCCGTCCCGAGGAGCCATGACGCTGCAGCCTTTCTCCTTCAAGAACAATTATTACCTAGCCTTGGGAAGTGACTATACCTTCTCCCAGATTTACCAGTGGGATGGTGAAAAGAAGATATTCAgattatttaaagaaatctaCGTGCAAGCACCACGGTCTTTCACAGCTGTGTCAACAGATCGAAGAgattttttctttgcctctagttttaaaggaaatactCAAATATTTGAACATATCATCATTGACTTGAGTTTATGA